In the Salvelinus fontinalis isolate EN_2023a unplaced genomic scaffold, ASM2944872v1 scaffold_0233, whole genome shotgun sequence genome, one interval contains:
- the LOC129844818 gene encoding SKI family transcriptional corepressor 1 homolog-B-like isoform X5, which yields MESIPNQQPAGRDSSSSPSSKQDVQPFSSPISLKPNQVSETALYGVHIVSLVIDGQERLCLAQISNTLLKNYSYNEIHNRRVALGITCVQCTPVQLEILRRAGAMPISSRRCGMITKREAERLCKSFLGAHNPPKLPENFAFDVSHECAWGSRGSFIPARYNSSRAKCIKCTYCNMYFSPNKFIFHSHRTPESKYTQPDAANFNSWRRHLKLTDKSSSDDVAHAWEDVKAMFNGGSRKRTLPMSGSSMSSPLKSHSTSNPTQRSSPEVPHKTLRCDEDRGRPNISLSNGVRNYPVIPVPSKSFGMLQKIQPPLFPHPYGFPAFGLCQKKDDGVGETNKTNVSGVFWPGAKDSIYPSFPMFWPTAGGLPMPPYQQSPPKPPTELLSVRQSDLELSDQSDRCANTPKDSFHDSERCSSSQSTRNDEDKSGDEARSTEGLPTTPRKINYISAFRPVVKDAESIAKLYGNRDTYSGVRSGYLSPDFVSESSSYRSMSPDVDSVDDPDVDVESNRAQEDEESVQLSVEDRQSPPPLNSAHSGPEDSQELGTSPGPHPEDPHSGSSDDERQGGQVSERHDTPVYEVYTHEKDGQMPLNCPSTFGSKHSSPLQSNGVLHVSDPHKQRSPTREDVPQGAYQDQAKESPTCDGALRQHDVSRIHEKDIENMAKEELQKQLVEQVELRKKLEREFQSLKGPNEEGTVLQRRDGATASYCPRHFVQRVGSRKKGALCNTTEAKRSS from the exons ATGGAGTCGATACCCAATCAACAACCAGCGGGACGAGACTCCAGCTCTTCCCCCAGCTCCAAGCAGGACGTTCAGCCcttctccagccccatctcccTGAAGCCTAACCAAGTCAGCGAGACCGCGTTGTATGGAGTGCACATCGTGTCTTTGGTCATAGATGGCCAGGAAAGACTTTGCTTGGCGCAGATATCCAACACATTGCTAAAGAACTACAGTTACAACGAAATCCATAACCGACGCGTTGCTCTTGGAATCACCTGCGTCCAGTGCACGCCCGTCCAGCTCGAGATACTGAGGCGCGCTGGCGCCATGCCAATCTCCTCGCGGCGCTGCGGTATGATCACCAAGCGGGAGGCGGAGAGGCTATGTAAATCATTCCTCGGTGCTCACAACCCACCGAAGCTACCGGAAAATTTCGCTTTTGATGTCTCTCATGAATGCGCTTGGGGAAGCAGAGGTAGCTTCATACCTGCAAGGTATAACAGCTCGAGGGCCAAGTGCATTAAATGCACATATTGTAACATGTATTTTTCCCCAAATAAATTCATATTCCACTCCCATCGCACTCCCGAGTCCAAGTATACACAGCCAGACGCAGCAAACTTCAATTCGTGGAGGCGCCACCTCAAACTAACAGACAAAAGCTCGTCGGATGATGTTGCCCACGCGTGGGAGGATGTTAAAGCGATGTTCAACGGGGGAAGTCGTAAGAGGACGCTACCTATGAGTGGGtcatccatgtcctctcctttGAAGTCACATTCCACCAGTAACCCAACCCAAAGAAGTTCCCCTGAGGTACCCCATAAAACGTTGCGCTGTGACGAAGACCGAGGTAGGCCTAACATCAGTCTGTCAAATGGCGTCCGGAACTACCCGGTTATCCCTGTGCCCAGCAAGAGCTTTGGGATGCTTCAAAAGATCCAGCCACCTCTCTTCCCCCACCCGTATGGATTCCCTGCGTTTGGACTGTGTCAAAAGAAGGACGACGGAGTGGGAGAGACAAATAAAACCAACGTTTCGGGTGTCTTTTGGCCAGGAGCAAAGGACAgtatctatccctctttcccgATGTTTTGGCCTACTGCAGGTGGCCTACCGATGCCACCGTATCAACAGTCACCACCCAAACCACCCACAGAGCTCTTAAGTGTCCGACAGAGTGATCTCGAGTTATCGGATCAAAGTGACCGGTGCGCAAACACACCTAAGGATAGCTTTCACGACAGCGAACGGTGCTCCAGCTCACAATCCACCCGGAACGACGAGGATAAATCCGGGGATGAGGCCCGGTCGACGGAAGGACTCCCCACAACTCCACGGAAGATAAATTACATCTCTGCGTTCAGACCTGTGGTGAAAGACGCCGAAAGCATTGCAAAGCTATACGGCAACAGGGACACGTACAGCGGTGTGCGCTCTGGTTACCTATCGCCAGATTTCGTGAGTGAAAGTTCTAGCTATAGGTCTATGTCCCCGGATGTGGATAGCGTGGACGACCCAGACGTTGACGTGGAGTCAAACAGGGCACAAGAGGATGAAGAGTCAGTCCAACTGTCAGTGGAGGACCGTCAGAGTCCCCCGCCCCTCAACTCAGCCCATTCCGGGCCGGAAGATAGTCAAGAGCTGGGGACAAGTCCAGGACCACACCCGGAAGATCCCCACTCCGGGTCCTCTGATGACGAGAGGCAGGGTGGACAGGTGTCAGAGCGCCATGATACACCGGTGTACGAA GTGTACACACATGAAAAGGATGGACAAATGCCTTTGAACTGTCCATCTACGTTTGGATCAAAACATAGCAGCCCATTGCAATCGAACG GTGTCCTCCATGTTTCCGACCCACATAAACAACGTTCTCCTACAAGAGAGGACGTTCCACAGGGAGCCTATCAGGACCAAGCAAAGGAAAGCCCAACAT GCGATGGGGCGTTACGTCAGCATGACGTCAGTAGGATCCACGAAAAAGATATCGAAAACATGGCTAAAG
- the LOC129844818 gene encoding SKI family transcriptional corepressor 1 homolog-B-like isoform X8 — translation MESIPNQQPAGRDSSSSPSSKQDVQPFSSPISLKPNQVSETALYGVHIVSLVIDGQERLCLAQISNTLLKNYSYNEIHNRRVALGITCVQCTPVQLEILRRAGAMPISSRRCGMITKREAERLCKSFLGAHNPPKLPENFAFDVSHECAWGSRGSFIPARYNSSRAKCIKCTYCNMYFSPNKFIFHSHRTPESKYTQPDAANFNSWRRHLKLTDKSSSDDVAHAWEDVKAMFNGGSRKRTLPMSGSSMSSPLKSHSTSNPTQRSSPEVPHKTLRCDEDRGRPNISLSNGVRNYPVIPVPSKSFGMLQKIQPPLFPHPYGFPAFGLCQKKDDGVGETNKTNVSGVFWPGAKDSIYPSFPMFWPTAGGLPMPPYQQSPPKPPTELLSVRQSDLELSDQSDRCANTPKDSFHDSERCSSSQSTRNDEDKSGDEARSTEGLPTTPRKINYISAFRPVVKDAESIAKLYGNRDTYSGVRSGYLSPDFVSESSSYRSMSPDVDSVDDPDVDVESNRAQEDEESVQLSVEDRQSPPPLNSAHSGPEDSQELGTSPGPHPEDPHSGSSDDERQGGQVSERHDTPVYEVYTHEKDGQMPLNCPSTFGSKHSSPLQSNGVLHVSDPHKQRSPTREDVPQGAYQDQAKESPTCDGALRQHDVSRIHEKDIENMAKEELQKQLVEQVELRKKLEREFQSLKGPNEEGTVLQRRDGATASYCPSS, via the exons ATGGAGTCGATACCCAATCAACAACCAGCGGGACGAGACTCCAGCTCTTCCCCCAGCTCCAAGCAGGACGTTCAGCCcttctccagccccatctcccTGAAGCCTAACCAAGTCAGCGAGACCGCGTTGTATGGAGTGCACATCGTGTCTTTGGTCATAGATGGCCAGGAAAGACTTTGCTTGGCGCAGATATCCAACACATTGCTAAAGAACTACAGTTACAACGAAATCCATAACCGACGCGTTGCTCTTGGAATCACCTGCGTCCAGTGCACGCCCGTCCAGCTCGAGATACTGAGGCGCGCTGGCGCCATGCCAATCTCCTCGCGGCGCTGCGGTATGATCACCAAGCGGGAGGCGGAGAGGCTATGTAAATCATTCCTCGGTGCTCACAACCCACCGAAGCTACCGGAAAATTTCGCTTTTGATGTCTCTCATGAATGCGCTTGGGGAAGCAGAGGTAGCTTCATACCTGCAAGGTATAACAGCTCGAGGGCCAAGTGCATTAAATGCACATATTGTAACATGTATTTTTCCCCAAATAAATTCATATTCCACTCCCATCGCACTCCCGAGTCCAAGTATACACAGCCAGACGCAGCAAACTTCAATTCGTGGAGGCGCCACCTCAAACTAACAGACAAAAGCTCGTCGGATGATGTTGCCCACGCGTGGGAGGATGTTAAAGCGATGTTCAACGGGGGAAGTCGTAAGAGGACGCTACCTATGAGTGGGtcatccatgtcctctcctttGAAGTCACATTCCACCAGTAACCCAACCCAAAGAAGTTCCCCTGAGGTACCCCATAAAACGTTGCGCTGTGACGAAGACCGAGGTAGGCCTAACATCAGTCTGTCAAATGGCGTCCGGAACTACCCGGTTATCCCTGTGCCCAGCAAGAGCTTTGGGATGCTTCAAAAGATCCAGCCACCTCTCTTCCCCCACCCGTATGGATTCCCTGCGTTTGGACTGTGTCAAAAGAAGGACGACGGAGTGGGAGAGACAAATAAAACCAACGTTTCGGGTGTCTTTTGGCCAGGAGCAAAGGACAgtatctatccctctttcccgATGTTTTGGCCTACTGCAGGTGGCCTACCGATGCCACCGTATCAACAGTCACCACCCAAACCACCCACAGAGCTCTTAAGTGTCCGACAGAGTGATCTCGAGTTATCGGATCAAAGTGACCGGTGCGCAAACACACCTAAGGATAGCTTTCACGACAGCGAACGGTGCTCCAGCTCACAATCCACCCGGAACGACGAGGATAAATCCGGGGATGAGGCCCGGTCGACGGAAGGACTCCCCACAACTCCACGGAAGATAAATTACATCTCTGCGTTCAGACCTGTGGTGAAAGACGCCGAAAGCATTGCAAAGCTATACGGCAACAGGGACACGTACAGCGGTGTGCGCTCTGGTTACCTATCGCCAGATTTCGTGAGTGAAAGTTCTAGCTATAGGTCTATGTCCCCGGATGTGGATAGCGTGGACGACCCAGACGTTGACGTGGAGTCAAACAGGGCACAAGAGGATGAAGAGTCAGTCCAACTGTCAGTGGAGGACCGTCAGAGTCCCCCGCCCCTCAACTCAGCCCATTCCGGGCCGGAAGATAGTCAAGAGCTGGGGACAAGTCCAGGACCACACCCGGAAGATCCCCACTCCGGGTCCTCTGATGACGAGAGGCAGGGTGGACAGGTGTCAGAGCGCCATGATACACCGGTGTACGAA GTGTACACACATGAAAAGGATGGACAAATGCCTTTGAACTGTCCATCTACGTTTGGATCAAAACATAGCAGCCCATTGCAATCGAACG GTGTCCTCCATGTTTCCGACCCACATAAACAACGTTCTCCTACAAGAGAGGACGTTCCACAGGGAGCCTATCAGGACCAAGCAAAGGAAAGCCCAACAT GCGATGGGGCGTTACGTCAGCATGACGTCAGTAGGATCCACGAAAAAGATATCGAAAACATGGCTAAAG
- the LOC129844818 gene encoding SKI family transcriptional corepressor 1 homolog-B-like isoform X7 — MESIPNQQPAGRDSSSSPSSKQDVQPFSSPISLKPNQVSETALYGVHIVSLVIDGQERLCLAQISNTLLKNYSYNEIHNRRVALGITCVQCTPVQLEILRRAGAMPISSRRCGMITKREAERLCKSFLGAHNPPKLPENFAFDVSHECAWGSRGSFIPARYNSSRAKCIKCTYCNMYFSPNKFIFHSHRTPESKYTQPDAANFNSWRRHLKLTDKSSSDDVAHAWEDVKAMFNGGSRKRTLPMSGSSMSSPLKSHSTSNPTQRSSPEVPHKTLRCDEDRGRPNISLSNGVRNYPVIPVPSKSFGMLQKIQPPLFPHPYGFPAFGLCQKKDDGVGETNKTNVSGVFWPGAKDSIYPSFPMFWPTAGGLPMPPYQQSPPKPPTELLSVRQSDLELSDQSDRCANTPKDSFHDSERCSSSQSTRNDEDKSGDEARSTEGLPTTPRKINYISAFRPVVKDAESIAKLYGNRDTYSGVRSGYLSPDFVSESSSYRSMSPDVDSVDDPDVDVESNRAQEDEESVQLSVEDRQSPPPLNSAHSGPEDSQELGTSPGPHPEDPHSGSSDDERQGGQVSERHDTPVYEVYTHEKDGQMPLNCPSTFGSKHSSPLQSNGVLHVSDPHKQRSPTREDVPQGAYQDQAKESPTCDGALRQHDVSRIHEKDIENMAKEELQKQLVEQVELRKKLEREFQSLKGPNEEGTVLQRRDGATASYCPRSS; from the exons ATGGAGTCGATACCCAATCAACAACCAGCGGGACGAGACTCCAGCTCTTCCCCCAGCTCCAAGCAGGACGTTCAGCCcttctccagccccatctcccTGAAGCCTAACCAAGTCAGCGAGACCGCGTTGTATGGAGTGCACATCGTGTCTTTGGTCATAGATGGCCAGGAAAGACTTTGCTTGGCGCAGATATCCAACACATTGCTAAAGAACTACAGTTACAACGAAATCCATAACCGACGCGTTGCTCTTGGAATCACCTGCGTCCAGTGCACGCCCGTCCAGCTCGAGATACTGAGGCGCGCTGGCGCCATGCCAATCTCCTCGCGGCGCTGCGGTATGATCACCAAGCGGGAGGCGGAGAGGCTATGTAAATCATTCCTCGGTGCTCACAACCCACCGAAGCTACCGGAAAATTTCGCTTTTGATGTCTCTCATGAATGCGCTTGGGGAAGCAGAGGTAGCTTCATACCTGCAAGGTATAACAGCTCGAGGGCCAAGTGCATTAAATGCACATATTGTAACATGTATTTTTCCCCAAATAAATTCATATTCCACTCCCATCGCACTCCCGAGTCCAAGTATACACAGCCAGACGCAGCAAACTTCAATTCGTGGAGGCGCCACCTCAAACTAACAGACAAAAGCTCGTCGGATGATGTTGCCCACGCGTGGGAGGATGTTAAAGCGATGTTCAACGGGGGAAGTCGTAAGAGGACGCTACCTATGAGTGGGtcatccatgtcctctcctttGAAGTCACATTCCACCAGTAACCCAACCCAAAGAAGTTCCCCTGAGGTACCCCATAAAACGTTGCGCTGTGACGAAGACCGAGGTAGGCCTAACATCAGTCTGTCAAATGGCGTCCGGAACTACCCGGTTATCCCTGTGCCCAGCAAGAGCTTTGGGATGCTTCAAAAGATCCAGCCACCTCTCTTCCCCCACCCGTATGGATTCCCTGCGTTTGGACTGTGTCAAAAGAAGGACGACGGAGTGGGAGAGACAAATAAAACCAACGTTTCGGGTGTCTTTTGGCCAGGAGCAAAGGACAgtatctatccctctttcccgATGTTTTGGCCTACTGCAGGTGGCCTACCGATGCCACCGTATCAACAGTCACCACCCAAACCACCCACAGAGCTCTTAAGTGTCCGACAGAGTGATCTCGAGTTATCGGATCAAAGTGACCGGTGCGCAAACACACCTAAGGATAGCTTTCACGACAGCGAACGGTGCTCCAGCTCACAATCCACCCGGAACGACGAGGATAAATCCGGGGATGAGGCCCGGTCGACGGAAGGACTCCCCACAACTCCACGGAAGATAAATTACATCTCTGCGTTCAGACCTGTGGTGAAAGACGCCGAAAGCATTGCAAAGCTATACGGCAACAGGGACACGTACAGCGGTGTGCGCTCTGGTTACCTATCGCCAGATTTCGTGAGTGAAAGTTCTAGCTATAGGTCTATGTCCCCGGATGTGGATAGCGTGGACGACCCAGACGTTGACGTGGAGTCAAACAGGGCACAAGAGGATGAAGAGTCAGTCCAACTGTCAGTGGAGGACCGTCAGAGTCCCCCGCCCCTCAACTCAGCCCATTCCGGGCCGGAAGATAGTCAAGAGCTGGGGACAAGTCCAGGACCACACCCGGAAGATCCCCACTCCGGGTCCTCTGATGACGAGAGGCAGGGTGGACAGGTGTCAGAGCGCCATGATACACCGGTGTACGAA GTGTACACACATGAAAAGGATGGACAAATGCCTTTGAACTGTCCATCTACGTTTGGATCAAAACATAGCAGCCCATTGCAATCGAACG GTGTCCTCCATGTTTCCGACCCACATAAACAACGTTCTCCTACAAGAGAGGACGTTCCACAGGGAGCCTATCAGGACCAAGCAAAGGAAAGCCCAACAT GCGATGGGGCGTTACGTCAGCATGACGTCAGTAGGATCCACGAAAAAGATATCGAAAACATGGCTAAAG
- the LOC129844818 gene encoding SKI family transcriptional corepressor 1 homolog-B-like isoform X6, protein MESIPNQQPAGRDSSSSPSSKQDVQPFSSPISLKPNQVSETALYGVHIVSLVIDGQERLCLAQISNTLLKNYSYNEIHNRRVALGITCVQCTPVQLEILRRAGAMPISSRRCGMITKREAERLCKSFLGAHNPPKLPENFAFDVSHECAWGSRGSFIPARYNSSRAKCIKCTYCNMYFSPNKFIFHSHRTPESKYTQPDAANFNSWRRHLKLTDKSSSDDVAHAWEDVKAMFNGGSRKRTLPMSGSSMSSPLKSHSTSNPTQRSSPEVPHKTLRCDEDRGRPNISLSNGVRNYPVIPVPSKSFGMLQKIQPPLFPHPYGFPAFGLCQKKDDGVGETNKTNVSGVFWPGAKDSIYPSFPMFWPTAGGLPMPPYQQSPPKPPTELLSVRQSDLELSDQSDRCANTPKDSFHDSERCSSSQSTRNDEDKSGDEARSTEGLPTTPRKINYISAFRPVVKDAESIAKLYGNRDTYSGVRSGYLSPDFVSESSSYRSMSPDVDSVDDPDVDVESNRAQEDEESVQLSVEDRQSPPPLNSAHSGPEDSQELGTSPGPHPEDPHSGSSDDERQGGQVSERHDTPVYEVYTHEKDGQMPLNCPSTFGSKHSSPLQSNGVLHVSDPHKQRSPTREDVPQGAYQDQAKESPTCDGALRQHDVSRIHEKDIENMAKEELQKQLVEQVELRKKLEREFQSLKGPNEEGTVLQRRDGATASYCPRHFVQRVGSRKKGALCNTTEAKSS, encoded by the exons ATGGAGTCGATACCCAATCAACAACCAGCGGGACGAGACTCCAGCTCTTCCCCCAGCTCCAAGCAGGACGTTCAGCCcttctccagccccatctcccTGAAGCCTAACCAAGTCAGCGAGACCGCGTTGTATGGAGTGCACATCGTGTCTTTGGTCATAGATGGCCAGGAAAGACTTTGCTTGGCGCAGATATCCAACACATTGCTAAAGAACTACAGTTACAACGAAATCCATAACCGACGCGTTGCTCTTGGAATCACCTGCGTCCAGTGCACGCCCGTCCAGCTCGAGATACTGAGGCGCGCTGGCGCCATGCCAATCTCCTCGCGGCGCTGCGGTATGATCACCAAGCGGGAGGCGGAGAGGCTATGTAAATCATTCCTCGGTGCTCACAACCCACCGAAGCTACCGGAAAATTTCGCTTTTGATGTCTCTCATGAATGCGCTTGGGGAAGCAGAGGTAGCTTCATACCTGCAAGGTATAACAGCTCGAGGGCCAAGTGCATTAAATGCACATATTGTAACATGTATTTTTCCCCAAATAAATTCATATTCCACTCCCATCGCACTCCCGAGTCCAAGTATACACAGCCAGACGCAGCAAACTTCAATTCGTGGAGGCGCCACCTCAAACTAACAGACAAAAGCTCGTCGGATGATGTTGCCCACGCGTGGGAGGATGTTAAAGCGATGTTCAACGGGGGAAGTCGTAAGAGGACGCTACCTATGAGTGGGtcatccatgtcctctcctttGAAGTCACATTCCACCAGTAACCCAACCCAAAGAAGTTCCCCTGAGGTACCCCATAAAACGTTGCGCTGTGACGAAGACCGAGGTAGGCCTAACATCAGTCTGTCAAATGGCGTCCGGAACTACCCGGTTATCCCTGTGCCCAGCAAGAGCTTTGGGATGCTTCAAAAGATCCAGCCACCTCTCTTCCCCCACCCGTATGGATTCCCTGCGTTTGGACTGTGTCAAAAGAAGGACGACGGAGTGGGAGAGACAAATAAAACCAACGTTTCGGGTGTCTTTTGGCCAGGAGCAAAGGACAgtatctatccctctttcccgATGTTTTGGCCTACTGCAGGTGGCCTACCGATGCCACCGTATCAACAGTCACCACCCAAACCACCCACAGAGCTCTTAAGTGTCCGACAGAGTGATCTCGAGTTATCGGATCAAAGTGACCGGTGCGCAAACACACCTAAGGATAGCTTTCACGACAGCGAACGGTGCTCCAGCTCACAATCCACCCGGAACGACGAGGATAAATCCGGGGATGAGGCCCGGTCGACGGAAGGACTCCCCACAACTCCACGGAAGATAAATTACATCTCTGCGTTCAGACCTGTGGTGAAAGACGCCGAAAGCATTGCAAAGCTATACGGCAACAGGGACACGTACAGCGGTGTGCGCTCTGGTTACCTATCGCCAGATTTCGTGAGTGAAAGTTCTAGCTATAGGTCTATGTCCCCGGATGTGGATAGCGTGGACGACCCAGACGTTGACGTGGAGTCAAACAGGGCACAAGAGGATGAAGAGTCAGTCCAACTGTCAGTGGAGGACCGTCAGAGTCCCCCGCCCCTCAACTCAGCCCATTCCGGGCCGGAAGATAGTCAAGAGCTGGGGACAAGTCCAGGACCACACCCGGAAGATCCCCACTCCGGGTCCTCTGATGACGAGAGGCAGGGTGGACAGGTGTCAGAGCGCCATGATACACCGGTGTACGAA GTGTACACACATGAAAAGGATGGACAAATGCCTTTGAACTGTCCATCTACGTTTGGATCAAAACATAGCAGCCCATTGCAATCGAACG GTGTCCTCCATGTTTCCGACCCACATAAACAACGTTCTCCTACAAGAGAGGACGTTCCACAGGGAGCCTATCAGGACCAAGCAAAGGAAAGCCCAACAT GCGATGGGGCGTTACGTCAGCATGACGTCAGTAGGATCCACGAAAAAGATATCGAAAACATGGCTAAAG